CTCGATGGCGGCGGCCCCTGCGGAGGCATGTTGCTGCGCGGCGAAGCCGGGGTCGGCAAGTCGATGCTCGTGCAGGAGCTCTCGGACCGAGCGGCGGCGCGGGGTCGGCGGGTATTGCGCTGCAGCGGGGTCGAAGCGGAGGCCTCTTTCGTGCTGGCCGGGCTCAGCCAGCTGGTCTACCCGCTGCGAGACTTCATCGGCGACCTTGGGATCGAGGATCAGCGCACGTTACAGACAGTGCTGGGAGTGCCATCCGACAAGGCACCATCCGTTAGCGGGCTTACCTTTGCTTTGTTAAACCTCTTGACCGCGGCAGGCGACGTCAAGCCGCTGCTGGTGGCTCTAGATGACGCGCATTGGTTCGACGATGTCAGCGCCCGGGTGATCGCGATGGCCGGCCGACGACTTGATGTCGCGGCGGTGCGCCTAATTGCCGCGTGCCGCGCCGAGGTACCAAACGCCCTGGCCGACGGAGGATGGCCGCAGCTGATGCTGGGTCCGTTCGACGCGGAGTACTCCGCGAGCTTTCTGGACGAGCTCGGTGTCGACTTGACGCCGACGGCCCGCCTGGCGGTGCTCGACCAGGCCGCTGGCAATCCGTTGGCCCTGGAGGAACTCTCACGGTGTGCGCTGGAGAACGCGTGGACCCACGAAGCACCGTTGCCGCTGACGCAGCGCTTGGTCGCAATCTTCGGCGAAAGGCTGAAAAGCCTCGACGCGGCCACCAAGACCGAGCTGCTCCGCGGCGCCCTTGACGGCCCCGCGGCACCCGATGTGATGTCGGCCCCGCCGCGAAACCGCTATGTGATGGAGGGGATTGAGGCCGCCGTCGAGTCCGGCATCCTGATTATCGACAGCCGCGGCGAAATGGTGTTCCGGCATCCCCTGGTCCGTGCTGCAGTGATCCAAGCCTCGAGCGCGATACACCGCCGTGCTGCACACGCACTGCTCGCCGACATTTATCCCGATGACCTGGTACGCCGTGCCGCACATCTTGCCGACGCCACCGTCGGTCCCGATCAAGCGGTGGCCGATACCCTCGCCAAGGCGGCCGAAGTCACGATCCGGCGCGGCGGTGCACGGCAGGCAATTCGGTCGTACCGTCGCGCCGCCGAATTGTGTGAGGAGTCGCGACGCCGAGAAGAACTGTTGGCAGACGCGGCGTTTGTCGCGTTGCAAGCCGCGCAACTCGACGAGGCCGAGCGCCTCCTGGCGGATGTAGATCTGGGTGCGCGTGCGTCGAGAACCGCGGTGCTTACCTCGTCATTTATTTCGTTATACCGCTACGGCGATGTGACCGCGACGCATCGGTACCTCGTCGAACGACTGCAATCGGGTGATGACCTTGACCGCGACTCCCTCACCCGGATGGTCAACTTGCTGCTTGCGGCCAACATGTTCGCCGCAGATCCCGTTATGTGGGGTATTACCGATACGCTGGTCGACTCGCTCGCCAGCAGGCTGGGCGAGCTGACGCTGATCTACCGGGACGCCTGGGCCGATGTGGCGCGCCGCGGCCATGGCGTGCGGCAACGGCTAGACGCGCAATTAAACCGGCTCCCGGAGCTGGATCCTTGGGATCTGATGCGGCTTGGCCTGTCGGGCTACTACGTCGACGTGATCGAGGACTTCCGTCCAGCCCTAACTCGCATGGTTGATCGCGAAATCGACGGCGGTGCGGCTACTATCGCGCTCGCGACGCTCGCGCTGGTCATGGTTTACCAGATAGCGACGGGCCAGTGGGCGGAGGCGCTGCGCTCCGGCCAGCGCGGAGTGTCCTTATGCAGCGAGCACCACTACGGCCTATTCGGGTGTCAGTTCCGAAGCTATTTGGGCCTGCTCGCCGCCCACCAGGGCAATGTCGAGCGTGCCCGCGCCTTCGCCGCAGAGGTGCGGGTATGGGCAGAGCCACGGCGGGTGGGCTTCTGTCTGGGCAACGCCCAACAGATCGCGGTCCTGTGCAGTCTCGCCGAAGGCGATTACGAATCGGCCTACCTACACGCCACCGCAATCACCGCAGTAGGCGAGTTCCCGCCGTATTCGCTGCACGCCCCCCGCACCTTGTTCGATTTAGTCGAGGCCGCCGTGCATACGGACCGGCTAGCTGAAGCGCGCCAGCACCTGCAGGCAGCCGAACGCCTCAAGTTTGGCTATGCCACACCGCGATTGGCCATCGCGATCGGCGCTGCGGCGGCCTTGTGCGCCTCGGACGAACTGGCTCCGGCGCTGTTCGAGAAGACATTGCGGCACCCCGATATTGCTGCGTTCCCCTTCGAGCACGCCCGCGTGCGCCTGGCCTACGGGATGCGCCTTCGCCGGTTACGCCGCTACAGCGTCGCTCGGGTGGTACTGGACGCCGCGGAAGAAATCTTTTCTGGCCTGGGCGCAGAACCGTGGGCCCAGCGAGCACGCAGTGAACTTCGCGCAGCAGGCACCTCGGTACACCACTCGGCCACCGGGGGGCCCGCTCCGCTCAGCGCGCAGGAACGCCGCATCGCCGAATTGGCCGCCAAAGGGCTGACCAACAAGGAGATCGCCCGGCAGATGAGTCTCTCGCCACGCACCGTTGGCGCGCATTTATACCGGTTATTCCCGAAGCTAGGCGTTACCCGGCGCGCCGGATTGCATGACGCTCTCAAGGCCATCGATGCTGCACCCCACACTATTGGGTCATCTGACTGATCCCACCTAGTCCGCCAGGCGCAACCCTGTGCATGTCCCCGCGATGAAGCGACGAAGCAATGAAGCGGGACCAGGGCAAGGAGCACCGCATGGCGGTCACGCGAACACGGGTGAAGTTCGCCGATGGACTTTGGCGGCATTCGCGGACCGCCGGACGGCTCCGCTACCCCGACCAACAGCGGGCAGCGTACGCACGACCCGCGTCCAGCCCACCGGGATTCCCCCCGCCGCTACCAGATAGCCGCGAGGCACAATGCGGCCGCTGTCACACTGCGCCAGTCTTCTGGCGTCAGCGCTAAAAGCGTTGCACCTCAGGCATTTCAAACGATCTCTCCATCCTCATAGCTACGACGGCCGGTTACGCCCAACCACATGCGATACCAGGAGGCTGCGAATGTCAGTTGACGCTACTCGCACAAGTGAGTCGTCTCGTTCTGGCTTAGACGTCTTGCGGCGTGCCCAGTGTGATTGTGACCCGTTCTTACGCGACGCAATTGGATCACTCAACGAACCGCTAGCGACGATGGGCGGCTACCACTTCGGATGGTGGGATGCCGATAAGGGAGGTGCGCCAGCCACGTCGGGGAAGTCGCTTCGGGCGGCCCTCGTTTTTGGCGCCGCGCGGGCTTGTGGATATCGCGGCGACGCCACGCCCGCTGCGGCAGCCGTGGAGCTTATTCACAACTTCACGCTGCTTCACGACGATGTCATGGACGGTGATTCGACGCGCCGGGGCAGAGCCACCGTGTGGAGGGTATGGGGGGTTAATAACGCAATCCTGCTGGGGGACGCGCTCCACGCCTTAGCGATACGGATCTTGACTGAATCACTCGGGCAGACTGCGGCTCTGAGCGCGATCGCGCGGCTGGAGCAGACTTGCCTCGACCTATGTGTAGGCCAACACGAAGACTGCGCCTTTGAGCGGTGCATGAGCGTGACGGTTCCCGACTACCTGCGCATGGCAGCCGGCAAGACCGCCGTGTTGATGGGCTGCGCGTGCGCATTGGGTGCGCTGAGCGCCGGCGCCGACGCGACCACGGTATGCGCATTAGACCGGTTTGGTTACGAGCTCGGCCTAGCGTTTCAAATCGTCGACGATCTGATTGGGCTCTGGGGAAACCCCGCTGCGACAGGAAAGCCGGTCGGCAACGATTTGGCCCGCCGAAAGGCGACATTACCGATCGTTGTCGCCCTTAGCTCTACCGGCGAGGCGGCCGTCGAACTGGCGAAGCTGTACAAGTCCGATCACGCGATGACTCAGCAGGAGATTGTTCGTGCTGCCGACCTGGTGGAGGCCGCGGGGGGCAGGGAGGCCGCGCAGCGTTACGCAAACGAGCGGATGCACGCCGCCATGACCGCGCTGCCCGACTCAATGAAGTCGAGCGAGCTCGTTGCGTTGGCGCAGTTGGTTATCGATCGTGACAAGTGAGGCCGACCGATGAGACGTAACCGTGTCCTGGCGCCGCATCAATCTGGCGACGACTCGCCGCTGGAGTCGAAAGTCGTTGTCCACAAAATTCCCACCGCACCGGCGGCATTGCCGCTGGTCGGCCACAGCGTGCCGTTGCTGCGTGACCCACTGTCGTTCCTGCGGTCCTTACCCGCCCAAGGCGACCTGGTGCGGATCCGGATCGGTCCCGCAGCCGCCGTGGTGGTGTGCACCCCTGAGCTCACCCACCAAGTCCTTTGCGACGACCGCACTTTCGACAAAGGCGGCTTTTTCTTCGACAGGTTCAGAGAAATGCTTGGCGACGGTATTGGCACCTGCCGCCGTAGCCAGCACCGACGGCAGCGCCGCCTTTTGCAACCGGCTTTCCACTCGCAGCGGTTGCCCGGCTATGCGGAGACCATGGTCACCCAGGTGGATGCGACGGTCGGGAGCTGGCGTAACGGACAGATCATCGACGTGCCCACGGAGATGATGACGATCACCAGCCGGACGCTGCTCACCACAATGTTCTCCAATAGTCTGCCTGCCTCCGTGTTGCGGGACGCCCTCGACGATGTTGCCGCCATTTTCGAGGCCCTGTATTGGCGGATGCTGACGCCGCCGCCGTTGGATCGGTTGCCCACCCGCGGCAACCGTCGCTACAACCGCGCCCTGACCCGGTTGCGTCATGCGGTCGGTTCGGCAATTGCCGACCGACGTGCCGATGGCGGCGATCACCGCGACCTTCTCTCGGCGATGCTGAGCGCCCGCGATGTCGATAACGGCGACGGCGCCCTGACCGACGCCGAGGTCGTCGACCAGGTCGTGTCGTTTTTCGTTGCGGGCACCGAGACCACTGCTCTTACGATCGCCTGGGCGCTGCATTTGCTCACCCAGCACCCTGATATCGAACGACGCCTGCACACTGAGATCGATGCAGCCCTGTCGGGCCGCTCAGCCACTCACGCCGACTTGCCCCGGCTAGGGTTGGTCAGCCGCATCGTCACCGAGACCCTCCGCCTCTACCCGCCGGGGTGGATCATTACCCGCCAGGTCAGCGCCGATACCTGCCTTGGCGACCATCGTATTTCGGCCGGGGCAACGGTGATCTTCAGCCCATACCTGATCCACCATCGACCTGATCTCTACCCTGACCCCGAGCGCTTCGACCCCGACCGGTGGCTGCCCGAGCGGGCCAAGGCTGTCCGGCGCGACGCCTTCATCCCCTTCGGCGGCGGTGCGCGCAGGTGCATGGGTGATCAGTTCGGCATCACCGAGGCCGTACTGGCCTTGGCTACCATCGCCGCCAACTGGCGGATGGAGCCGATTCCTGGCCTGCCTGTCCACACAGCCGCGGAAGCGTCATTGCGCCCACGAGGACTCCGCTTGGTTGCCATTGCTCGCACGGATGACCACACCCGCGAGAAAACCGGCGCACCTCAAGCGAGCCGACAAATTGGTTAACTCGGAGGTGCGCTCGTGACCATCACCGCGGATTTCACGCTGCCCGAAATCCATTGCCCGTTTCCGTCCGCCTTCGCCCATTCACGTCACTCGGCCGGAGCCGAAGTAAAACAGGCAATGTCGACCGTCCTCCACGGCAGCACAGGCAATTCAGTTCGGCGAGCCGTCTCAGGAATACATCTTGTGGACTATGCCGGCCGCCTTTATCCCGACGTGACGGCGGACGGGCTGCAGACAATCGCCTGGTACTTTTCCTTCTTCTCCCTGCTAGACGACTGGTCCGAACAGCAGGACGGCGACGGACACCCGGATACCCCGGGGCTGATCCAGCACCTTCACCGCGCGGCACTTCGGCTGCTCGACTACCCCGACGCGGATAGCAACGATCCCCGCATTCTTGAACTGGCCCACGTTGTTCGCCCACTCAGTCGGCTTCTCAGTGCCACAGCCAATCCGGACATTGTCGAACGCTTCCGGATCGCTCTCGAAAGAGCCCTGCAAGCCCGGATTTGGGAACTTGATCACCTAAGAACCGGGAGTGTGCCGTCCTTGGCGGTGTATCCGCGGTTGCGGCGGCAGAGCTCGATGGCCCTTCCCCTGCTCGAGCTTCATCCGGCGCTCCTGGAACTGCCTACCACCGCGCAGTCGCTGGACCATCCAGCAGTCCGACAGCTGCGCACGATGCTGCTCAACTGCGTGTTGTGGAGCAATGACTTGTTATCGCTGGCAAGGG
The nucleotide sequence above comes from Mycobacterium vicinigordonae. Encoded proteins:
- a CDS encoding AAA family ATPase translates to MIDRVEELGALESFLDGGGPCGGMLLRGEAGVGKSMLVQELSDRAAARGRRVLRCSGVEAEASFVLAGLSQLVYPLRDFIGDLGIEDQRTLQTVLGVPSDKAPSVSGLTFALLNLLTAAGDVKPLLVALDDAHWFDDVSARVIAMAGRRLDVAAVRLIAACRAEVPNALADGGWPQLMLGPFDAEYSASFLDELGVDLTPTARLAVLDQAAGNPLALEELSRCALENAWTHEAPLPLTQRLVAIFGERLKSLDAATKTELLRGALDGPAAPDVMSAPPRNRYVMEGIEAAVESGILIIDSRGEMVFRHPLVRAAVIQASSAIHRRAAHALLADIYPDDLVRRAAHLADATVGPDQAVADTLAKAAEVTIRRGGARQAIRSYRRAAELCEESRRREELLADAAFVALQAAQLDEAERLLADVDLGARASRTAVLTSSFISLYRYGDVTATHRYLVERLQSGDDLDRDSLTRMVNLLLAANMFAADPVMWGITDTLVDSLASRLGELTLIYRDAWADVARRGHGVRQRLDAQLNRLPELDPWDLMRLGLSGYYVDVIEDFRPALTRMVDREIDGGAATIALATLALVMVYQIATGQWAEALRSGQRGVSLCSEHHYGLFGCQFRSYLGLLAAHQGNVERARAFAAEVRVWAEPRRVGFCLGNAQQIAVLCSLAEGDYESAYLHATAITAVGEFPPYSLHAPRTLFDLVEAAVHTDRLAEARQHLQAAERLKFGYATPRLAIAIGAAAALCASDELAPALFEKTLRHPDIAAFPFEHARVRLAYGMRLRRLRRYSVARVVLDAAEEIFSGLGAEPWAQRARSELRAAGTSVHHSATGGPAPLSAQERRIAELAAKGLTNKEIARQMSLSPRTVGAHLYRLFPKLGVTRRAGLHDALKAIDAAPHTIGSSD
- the idsB gene encoding geranylgeranyl diphosphate synthase IdsB — protein: MSVDATRTSESSRSGLDVLRRAQCDCDPFLRDAIGSLNEPLATMGGYHFGWWDADKGGAPATSGKSLRAALVFGAARACGYRGDATPAAAAVELIHNFTLLHDDVMDGDSTRRGRATVWRVWGVNNAILLGDALHALAIRILTESLGQTAALSAIARLEQTCLDLCVGQHEDCAFERCMSVTVPDYLRMAAGKTAVLMGCACALGALSAGADATTVCALDRFGYELGLAFQIVDDLIGLWGNPAATGKPVGNDLARRKATLPIVVALSSTGEAAVELAKLYKSDHAMTQQEIVRAADLVEAAGGREAAQRYANERMHAAMTALPDSMKSSELVALAQLVIDRDK
- a CDS encoding cytochrome P450, which codes for MRRNRVLAPHQSGDDSPLESKVVVHKIPTAPAALPLVGHSVPLLRDPLSFLRSLPAQGDLVRIRIGPAAAVVVCTPELTHQVLCDDRTFDKGGFFFDRFREMLGDGIGTCRRSQHRRQRRLLQPAFHSQRLPGYAETMVTQVDATVGSWRNGQIIDVPTEMMTITSRTLLTTMFSNSLPASVLRDALDDVAAIFEALYWRMLTPPPLDRLPTRGNRRYNRALTRLRHAVGSAIADRRADGGDHRDLLSAMLSARDVDNGDGALTDAEVVDQVVSFFVAGTETTALTIAWALHLLTQHPDIERRLHTEIDAALSGRSATHADLPRLGLVSRIVTETLRLYPPGWIITRQVSADTCLGDHRISAGATVIFSPYLIHHRPDLYPDPERFDPDRWLPERAKAVRRDAFIPFGGGARRCMGDQFGITEAVLALATIAANWRMEPIPGLPVHTAAEASLRPRGLRLVAIARTDDHTREKTGAPQASRQIG
- a CDS encoding terpene synthase family protein, whose amino-acid sequence is MTITADFTLPEIHCPFPSAFAHSRHSAGAEVKQAMSTVLHGSTGNSVRRAVSGIHLVDYAGRLYPDVTADGLQTIAWYFSFFSLLDDWSEQQDGDGHPDTPGLIQHLHRAALRLLDYPDADSNDPRILELAHVVRPLSRLLSATANPDIVERFRIALERALQARIWELDHLRTGSVPSLAVYPRLRRQSSMALPLLELHPALLELPTTAQSLDHPAVRQLRTMLLNCVLWSNDLLSLARELRERSCMNLALVLQEDLGCDLQRAVTEVGQMIKREALAYLLLKEQLPRIGISSSDELASVTALLDREERWYADSIQWHKSPRYQGDPVQAQ